From the genome of Halobacteriovorax marinus SJ:
CAGGACTTGAAGTTAAATATATAAAAATAATTAATGATCCAATTACTATTAACTCTGAATCTGAATGGCAAGATATTGAAGTCGCAAAGGGAAGTGCTGGAGAGATTATTGTCTCTGGGGAACATGTCTGTCGAAACTATTATAACAATGAAGAAGCATTTAAGAAGACGAAGATTGTCGATAATCAAAATCGTGTCTGGCACAGAACAGGGGACCTTGGTTTCGAAGACGAGAAGGGAGACCTTTGGTTAGTTGGTCGTGTACATAATGCAATCAATAGAGGTGGGGAGTATTGTTTTCCTGTTCGCGCTGAAATTGTAATGAAGCGTGTTTCGGGCCTACTGCATGCAGCTTATCTTGGCATTCCCGATGATAGGCTTACAGAAAAGCCTATCGCTGTTTTCAGTGTAAAAGAGGGTGAGGATGCAAGTCTTGTTAGAAGTGAAATAGAGAGAATGTTAACGAAGAATGAAATCATCTTCGATGATATTATTCATGTTGAATCAATCCCAATGGATCCAAGACATCATTCGAAAGTTGAATATCACGTTCTTCGAGATAGTCTAAAGAATGAGGGAAAAATATAGATGCAAAGGTATAACTCTAGCGAGGCTGATAGAGAATATTTAGAAGATAGAAGAAAGTGGCTAACTTTCTTTAAAGAGAGGTTCGATCCTCTTAGTCATCTTGTTATGATAATTCTCTTTATTAGTGGACACTTCTCTTTAGTCGATATGAAGATAGGTGTAGAGGTTATTCTTGCCTTTGTTGGTACAGTGGTTTTTTTCTTTAAATTGCGATGCTTTGATGAAATTAAAGACTTAGATTTAGATTTTAAAATTAACTCAACTAGACCGCTTCCAAGAGGGCTGGTATCAGTTTTTGAAGTTAAAGATATGGCACTCTTATGTCTACTACTTGAGAATCTTATTTTCTATAGTATTAGCATTAAGAGTGGAGTGGCGATGAGTCTCGCTTCTCTCTACTCATTGATTATGTATAAAGAATTCTTTCTTGGTACTAAGTTTAGAGATAAGCTTACAACCTATGCTACAGCCCATACTCTCGTAACTATTCTATTGAGCCTAAGTATCTTTTGTGCGCTCTTAAACGATTCTATATTTAATTTAGATTTCAAATATTATGCATTCTCAATTGTGAGTTGGTTACTTTTTAATATTTTTGAATTAGGTAGAAAGACTTTTCTTGCTTCTGAGGAGAAGAACCAAGTTGAATCATATTCAAAAGTTTGGGGGAAGATGGGAGCTGTAGTTTTGGTGCTCATTCATGTTTGCCTGGCTGAGTATATTCTTATAGAAGTTGTTGGGCTTAAGTCTAATTTTTCTTATTTCTACTTTGGTTCTTGCTTGGGACTCTTTATAGCTTTAAGTGCCCTCTTTCTTATTAAGAATGAGGGAGCTGGTGGAAAGATCTATAGAGGGTTTTCATCGTTTTATATCATTCTCATTTACTTAGGTGTAGTCATCGAAAGGATTATATAGGTACTTTATGCTTTTAATTAACAAAGACACGACAGAGAGTTTTGCTAAGAAACAGGCCGGTGGAAAGGGATATAACCTCTACTTATTGGCGAGAAAGGGAGTCAATGTTCCCAACTTTTCAGTAATACCCGCTTATCTATTTGAAAACTTTGTCGAGAGAAATGGATTAAGAGAAGCTATTAATGAAGCATTGGAAAAGGCTTCTTTTAAAGAAGCTGCAAAGCAGATAGAAGAGATTATCTTAAAAGGTGTCTTTACTGCGAATGAGAAGGAAACTATTGAACTTTTAATTAAGTCGTTCTCATCAACTCATTTCTCAGTGAGATCAAGTGCTGGTGATGAAGACGGTGGTGAGCACTCTTATGCAGGACAATTATCTTCTTATTTATATATCTCCTCTCTATCAAAGTGTTTAGAGTCTATAAAGAAGTGTTGGGCTTCTGCGTTTTCTGAGAGATGTCTCGTCTATAGAAAAGAAAACTCAATCAATCTAGATAGAATTCTTGTTTCTGTCGTCATCCAGGAGATGATTGATCCTGAAATTAGTGGAGTCGTTTTTACCTGTAACCCCGTTACAAATAATACGGAAGAAATAATGATCAACTCCGTTTACGGAGTGGGCGAGGGACTTGTATCGGGATTATTAGAAGGCGATACATTTATAGTTTCAAAGATAGATGCAAAAGTAACTAGTAGAGAGATTGTTGAAAAAGAGAAGGCTCTCAAAGGGGACTTTGAAAATGAAAGAATTATTGAAGTTGCAATTGATAAGGATAAGGCCGAGTTTGAATCACTGAATGAAGCTCAGATAACTCAATTATGTTCTGAGGCCACAAAAATAGAGGATATGTATCAATGTGCTCAGGATATTGAATGGGCAATTTATGATGATAAAATCTATATCCTTCAGACTAGGCCTGTAACAACTCTTGCAGCGACTAGTAAAGGAATCTTAAATCTATGGGATAATTCAAATATTGTAGAAAGTTATGGAGGTATTACCAAACCATTAACTTATGGTTTTGCTAGATATGTTTATAATCAAGTCTATATTCAATTCTGTGAAGTACTGATGGTGCCTCAGAATCATATTAAAGAGATGAACTTCTTTTTAAAGAATATGCTTGGTCTATTTTATGGACGTGTTTATTACAATCTCTTCAATTGGTATAAGCTCACAAGTATTCTTCCTGGCTATAAGTTTAATAGACAATTTATGGAAACAATGATGGGAACAAGTGAATCTCTAGGGGATGAAATTGCAGAGAGAATTAAGCCTCCTAAGTTTCACCACTCCTTTGGGTCGCGAGTTAGAAAGTTTTTAACAGGATTTAAGTTCTTTTACTTTCATTTAAATATTCAAAATATTGTAGATAAATTTCTCATAGATTTTCACAAGATCTATGATGTCTATAGAAAGAAAGATTATTACTCAATGAGTGCGGATCAAATATATGATGAGTATATGGGACTTGAAAAGGATATCCTTTGGAAGTGGCACGCTCCAATTATAAATGACTTTCTCTGTATGGTTCACTTCGGTGTTTATAAGAAGCTAACAGAAAAGTGGCTTGATCACCTAGGGCAAAACTTCCACAACGACCTCTTGGCCGGTAATGGAAATCTTGAATCAGCAGAGCCAACGAAGCAATTGATTAGGCTCTCTGGAGTTGTCGTAAAGACAAATGGTCTTAGAGACTTTATTTTTGCAAATGAGAATGAGTTCTTATTAGAGGCCCTCAACCAATCTGAATATCAAGAGTTTTACGAAATGGTGAAGACTTACTTAGATAAGTATGGATTCCGTTGTATGAGTGAAATGAAGCTCGAACAAAAAGATATGCACCTAGAGCCAAAGCTTTTCTTTATATTTCTAAAAAATATTATTAACTCTGGACAGACAAACTTAGAGGAGTTTGAAAAGAGAGAAAAAGAGATTCGAGAGAATGCTGAGAAACTTCTGAGTGAGAATATCTCAGGCTTTAAAGGAGTGATATACTCGTGGTCTTTAAAGCACGCGCGAAAAGCTGTGATGAATAGAGAGAATACGCGCTTTTGTAGAACAAGAATTTACGGAGTGGTTCGCTCGATGTTCTATGCTATGGGTGAGAATTTTGCGAAGAGTGGAATTATTGCTAAAGATGAAGATATCTTCTTCCTCGATCTTGAGGAACTAAAAGGTGCCTTTGAGGGAACAAACTCAATTCAGAATCTAAAAGAAGTGATTAAAACGCGAAAGGCCCAGTATGAACTCTATGAGGATAGTGAACCAGATAGTCGATTTATGACAAGAGGACCTGTTTATTGGAAGAATAATCACTTCCCACCTCCGGTTGTTGTGGATCAAAATATTGAGCTTAAAGAGAATGAGATGCTGGGACTTGGCTGTTGTCCAGGAATTGTTGAGGGAGTGGTGAAAGTGATTCTCTCTCCTGAAGATAATCTGGAGTTAAACGGAGAGATTCTTGTCACTCATAGAACAGATCCAGGCTGGATTCCTCTCTATCCTTCTGCAAGTGCATTACTTGTGGAGAGAGGAGGGCTTCTATCTCACTCTGCAATTGTTGCTAGAGAGATGGGGCTTCCAACTATTGTTTCGGTCAAAGGACTTACAAAAAGGCTTGAGACAGGAATGAGAATTAGAATCAATGGAGAGAGTGGTCTGATTGAGATCTTGGAATAAAAAAAGGCCTTTTGAGCCTTTGGAAAACTATGGAATAAAAAAAAGGCCTCTTAGGCCTTTGGTTTTCATGAATAGATTTCAATATGAGATAGAATAAAAAAAAGGCCTATCAGGCCTTTTTTGTATTCTATTTATTATGAATAAGTGTTTTGATTTGGTGGCGGAAGATAACCTCTATTTTATCGTTATCAATTGTCTTATCAACTACGCCTGGTCCAAATTTAACGTGATCAATAATATCACCTTGAGCAAATTGACCCTTGATTGAATAAGGTTGAGACTTTGATGTGGCTGAGTTAATAGCTTCCATCCAAAGATCTGCAACAGATGTTGTTGTCTTAGAAATCTTTTTACTTGTCTTCTTTCTTGTACTTGCCTTCATCTTTACAGCTGAAGGGTCTTTATATGCATGAGTACTCTTACAAGTTCTACATTCTACTCTATGGATTGTCTGTGCGTCTTTCATCGCAACGATAGTATGTGCTAAAGTTAGTTTACACTTTGAACAATAGGAAAGGATCTCTTTTCCTACATTTAAATCAGACATTCTGATACCTTTGTTTTGGATTTGTTATAATGAATTGTTAGTATAATAGAATATAAAGGAGTTTCGGCAAAGTAAAGACGGAACGCAATGCAAATATGCAGAATAATTTATTAAATAAAGCAAAAACATTACCAAATAAACCCGGTTGCTATCTTATGAAGAAAGCGAAGGGCACAGATGAAATTATTCTCTATGTGGGTAAAGCAAAAAACTTGAGGAAAAGAGTTTCAAGCTACTTCAATAACTCGTCCAAATCTCCAAAAACAGAAATTCTTGTCTCTCATATAAATGATTTTGATTTTATTATGACAGATACGGACTCCGAGGCCTTTGTTTTAGAAAATAATCTCATCAAGAAGCACTCGCCTAAATATAATATTCGTTTAAAAGATGATAAGTCCTATCCGTATATTATTGTAAATCTCAATGAAGATTTTCCTCGACTAGTATATGAGAGAAGGCCATCAAAGAAAAAGGGACAGCTTGTCTTTGGACCTTTTGTCGTTGGAAGTAATATTTCAGAAGTTCTTCGAGTTCTTACTAAATCATTTAATTTGAGAGATTGTTCACTCAAGGAGTTCAACTCTAGAAAAGAGCCTTGTCTTCTCTATCAAATGAAACAGTGTAGTGCCCCGTGTGTGGACCTTATAAATAAGAGTGACTACTCAAAAGATCTGGATCTCGCTCTAAGTTTTTTTAGAGGTTCTGGTCGAGAAGGAGTGTTGGCCTTAGAAGAGAAGATGTTTAAGTATGCTGAGCTTGAGCAATTTGAGAGGGCCGCGCTTCTTCGCGATAATATAGAAATTTTAAAAACCTTTCTTGAAGGATCTAAGCAAACTAATGCTGAGATTTCTAGCTCTGTTAAGAATATTGATATTGTTGCCTACCATGTTGGAGAGGTGGAGATTGATATCTCCCTATATATGATGAGAGAGGGAGTGCTCTTAGGTCATAAGAACTTTCACTTTCCAGCAATAGACTGTAGCGATTCTTACGATGACGAGGTCGCACAGTATATATTTCAGTACTACAGTTCTACTTTTGATAAGATGCCAGATAGAGTGATTACAAATTTTTCTAATGAGATTAATGAAGTTCTCTC
Proteins encoded in this window:
- a CDS encoding phosphoenolpyruvate synthase is translated as MLLINKDTTESFAKKQAGGKGYNLYLLARKGVNVPNFSVIPAYLFENFVERNGLREAINEALEKASFKEAAKQIEEIILKGVFTANEKETIELLIKSFSSTHFSVRSSAGDEDGGEHSYAGQLSSYLYISSLSKCLESIKKCWASAFSERCLVYRKENSINLDRILVSVVIQEMIDPEISGVVFTCNPVTNNTEEIMINSVYGVGEGLVSGLLEGDTFIVSKIDAKVTSREIVEKEKALKGDFENERIIEVAIDKDKAEFESLNEAQITQLCSEATKIEDMYQCAQDIEWAIYDDKIYILQTRPVTTLAATSKGILNLWDNSNIVESYGGITKPLTYGFARYVYNQVYIQFCEVLMVPQNHIKEMNFFLKNMLGLFYGRVYYNLFNWYKLTSILPGYKFNRQFMETMMGTSESLGDEIAERIKPPKFHHSFGSRVRKFLTGFKFFYFHLNIQNIVDKFLIDFHKIYDVYRKKDYYSMSADQIYDEYMGLEKDILWKWHAPIINDFLCMVHFGVYKKLTEKWLDHLGQNFHNDLLAGNGNLESAEPTKQLIRLSGVVVKTNGLRDFIFANENEFLLEALNQSEYQEFYEMVKTYLDKYGFRCMSEMKLEQKDMHLEPKLFFIFLKNIINSGQTNLEEFEKREKEIRENAEKLLSENISGFKGVIYSWSLKHARKAVMNRENTRFCRTRIYGVVRSMFYAMGENFAKSGIIAKDEDIFFLDLEELKGAFEGTNSIQNLKEVIKTRKAQYELYEDSEPDSRFMTRGPVYWKNNHFPPPVVVDQNIELKENEMLGLGCCPGIVEGVVKVILSPEDNLELNGEILVTHRTDPGWIPLYPSASALLVERGGLLSHSAIVAREMGLPTIVSVKGLTKRLETGMRIRINGESGLIEILE
- the uvrC gene encoding excinuclease ABC subunit UvrC is translated as MQNNLLNKAKTLPNKPGCYLMKKAKGTDEIILYVGKAKNLRKRVSSYFNNSSKSPKTEILVSHINDFDFIMTDTDSEAFVLENNLIKKHSPKYNIRLKDDKSYPYIIVNLNEDFPRLVYERRPSKKKGQLVFGPFVVGSNISEVLRVLTKSFNLRDCSLKEFNSRKEPCLLYQMKQCSAPCVDLINKSDYSKDLDLALSFFRGSGREGVLALEEKMFKYAELEQFERAALLRDNIEILKTFLEGSKQTNAEISSSVKNIDIVAYHVGEVEIDISLYMMREGVLLGHKNFHFPAIDCSDSYDDEVAQYIFQYYSSTFDKMPDRVITNFSNEINEVLSKAFEQVHEIKVKCTGAGRKFNSLMKLTMDHAFEHQRVRILNEDSTYIGLNRLKDLLGLRERPVVLECYDIAIFQGKSPTASQIVFTDGRADKSKYRHFHLEERPEGNNDFAMMSEVINRRIKKGNLPDIFVVDGGIGQVNIFLGALKDHNVEVPVVGIAKSKVSKKSTFKSKEVERTDERLIIPGRSNPFQLSKCKSLFRILTQMRDEAHRFSRRLHHKEEKRKLISSWIDQVEGVGPITKKKIISRLDKSVSELKLMNERDIESYFEVSKKVAKAIVKTLALK